The following coding sequences are from one Patescibacteria group bacterium window:
- a CDS encoding phenylalanine--tRNA ligase beta subunit-related protein, with protein sequence MKFIIDQRVFELFPDLAIGVVIVCGVDNTGEKVEVMQLIKEAEQGIVHQISLATLAVHPKIVAWQNAYRAFGAKPKDHVSSVENLYRRALTGKELRHINTLVDCYNYLSLKYMLPVGGEDVDAVQGDIRLTRAESHEPPVLLLGDNEPRAPHEGEIIYRDDVGAICRRFNWREADRTKLTEETKNAVLAIEGLLPVLRSEIEGAVDELKNCLQRHCGGDTKTFILDINNPTASW encoded by the coding sequence ATGAAATTTATTATTGATCAAAGGGTTTTTGAATTATTCCCTGATCTTGCCATAGGCGTGGTGATTGTATGTGGTGTTGATAATACTGGTGAAAAAGTTGAGGTGATGCAACTCATAAAAGAAGCAGAACAGGGAATAGTGCACCAGATAAGCCTCGCGACTCTCGCTGTACATCCTAAGATCGTGGCATGGCAGAATGCATACCGCGCATTTGGCGCCAAACCTAAGGATCATGTATCGTCTGTCGAGAATCTTTATCGTCGGGCATTGACAGGGAAAGAGCTCCGCCACATCAATACGCTCGTGGATTGTTATAACTATTTATCCCTCAAATACATGCTCCCCGTGGGCGGTGAGGATGTGGATGCCGTACAGGGCGATATCAGGCTCACGCGGGCGGAGTCGCATGAACCGCCGGTATTATTACTCGGGGATAATGAGCCGCGTGCGCCGCATGAGGGGGAAATTATATATCGTGACGATGTGGGTGCCATTTGCCGCCGTTTTAACTGGCGCGAGGCCGACCGCACTAAACTTACCGAAGAAACTAAAAATGCAGTGCTGGCCATTGAAGGGTTACTGCCGGTTTTAAGAAGCGAAATTGAAGGAGCCGTAGATGAATTAAAGAATTGCCTTCAACGCCACTGCGGCGGCGACACAAAAACTTTTATACTCGATATCAATAATCCAACCGCGAGTTGGTAA
- the argH gene encoding argininosuccinate lyase, translating into MDIHSSPSTHPLWREQGDTQTGSKAVGYAAGEDILYDQHLIMDEIATNEAHLVMLVKTSLITREIARALLVSLEGLRARAEKNEFILDPALEDVHSNVEQYLIVQLGMSVGGYLRLGIARNDQVYTDMRRYMRRQILMILRQIVETISALSEVAAEHSRTIMPGYTHLRISQPITVGHWLTSKAYHLLDDADDLCALYPFVNRCPLGIFEMAGTHLPIDRSLTARLLGFEGTTGHSLYTANVRGELEARSLARLSQLAMHMRRSMTEVILFSTHEFGLFTIDDAYTTGGTAQPNLKNPDAAEVLRANCARVYALEQALIHIMDSLPSGFNRDSQQTKPLIFEGFRLIDEALPVYRGIMATLRYNPQRMEEVANINFATAPDLSVQLAIKGGVNFREAYQVVKAIIKKGILKEGFHELTPSMVRIVAQELIGKPIEVTTEDIMAVATARASVSNHVSEGGPAPQEVERMIGDIREKTSRMQEDMSRHEYTLSEADDRLQQEVQDLIRE; encoded by the coding sequence CACCTCGTGATGCTGGTAAAGACATCATTAATCACCCGCGAGATCGCCCGCGCCTTGCTTGTGAGCCTGGAGGGACTAAGAGCACGCGCGGAGAAAAATGAATTTATCCTTGATCCGGCGTTGGAAGACGTGCACTCGAATGTCGAACAATATCTCATCGTACAGCTAGGGATGAGCGTGGGAGGGTATCTGCGGCTTGGCATTGCGCGCAATGATCAGGTGTATACGGACATGCGCCGTTATATGCGGCGCCAGATCCTCATGATCCTGCGGCAGATTGTCGAGACCATAAGCGCCCTTTCGGAAGTCGCGGCGGAGCACAGTCGCACCATTATGCCCGGCTACACGCATTTGAGGATTTCCCAGCCCATTACCGTAGGGCACTGGCTCACCTCAAAAGCGTATCATTTATTAGACGATGCCGATGATCTGTGCGCGCTCTATCCGTTCGTGAACCGCTGCCCTTTGGGCATTTTTGAAATGGCAGGCACGCATCTGCCCATTGACCGCTCCCTTACCGCGCGGCTGCTTGGATTTGAAGGCACGACAGGGCATAGCCTCTATACCGCGAACGTCAGGGGTGAGCTGGAAGCGCGCTCTCTTGCGCGCCTCTCTCAGCTCGCAATGCATATGCGGCGCAGCATGACTGAAGTAATTCTGTTTTCCACCCACGAGTTCGGGCTGTTCACGATTGACGATGCATATACCACCGGCGGCACCGCACAGCCGAATTTAAAGAATCCTGACGCGGCAGAGGTATTGCGCGCGAATTGCGCGCGGGTGTATGCGCTCGAGCAGGCGCTGATCCACATTATGGATTCGCTTCCTTCCGGATTCAATCGCGATTCCCAGCAGACAAAACCGCTGATCTTCGAAGGTTTTCGATTGATTGATGAAGCACTTCCCGTATATCGCGGCATTATGGCGACGCTCCGTTATAACCCGCAGAGAATGGAGGAGGTCGCCAATATTAATTTTGCCACCGCGCCCGACTTATCAGTGCAGCTCGCAATAAAAGGAGGAGTAAACTTTCGCGAGGCGTATCAGGTGGTAAAGGCAATCATTAAGAAAGGCATACTGAAGGAAGGATTCCATGAATTGACGCCGTCAATGGTGCGCATCGTCGCGCAAGAACTCATCGGTAAACCAATTGAAGTGACTACAGAAGATATTATGGCTGTTGCCACCGCGCGCGCATCTGTGTCGAATCATGTTAGCGAAGGCGGCCCTGCGCCGCAGGAAGTGGAGCGGATGATTGGTGATATTCGGGAGAAGACCAGCCGCATGCAAGAGGATATGTCACGGCATGAGTATACACTTAGTGAAGCAGACGATCGCTTACAACAAGAAGTGCAAGACTTAATCCGTGAGTAA